The DNA window AATAACCAGAAGGTGCCGTGGTCCTCGATGAGTAGGGTCTGACAGCGCTGCTGTCGAACAATGTGGGAAAATAACCCCTCTCCACAACATGTCGTTTTTGCTTATTGTCCTATGACCTAATTTATCCCAATTTGACCGCATGCAAAGGTCACGCTGTGACCAGCGATGTGCACGACCCCCTCCTCACCATTTTCTCCTCCGGTCAGGACCATCACCTGCCTGCGGGGATGAGGCAGAAGGACCAGACCAAGAAGCCCCCCACGGGGGCCTTCCAGAGGGACACCCTGCTGGCACACCTGGAGAAGCAGGCCAAGGAGGACCCGGACAAGCCAGACCCCGTGCCCTACACTGGCCAgaagagaggtggggagagggggcacGGGCAGGGGCCTCCAGAGTCTGGCACGCTTCTGTTAATATAAAACTGGGGACAggctgcatctgtgtgtgtgtgtgcacgtgtgcgtacataactgtgtatgtgtgtgctcgtgtgtgtatgtgtgtgtgcacacttgtgtgtttctgtgtgtgaattgACAGAATTCCTTCTCATTCATAATATGATCAATGCAGAGCTTTCAAAGTTTTTTCATTGAATTTGTTAACCGATGTCAGCGTACTGGTGGTAAGTTGTAAGTGACAGACGTACTTGCAGTTATGGAGAGTTAGGCTGGGTCTCTGTGTCGTGGGTGAATTTAACTTTTGTGCTGATCCTATAATCAGTCACATGAGCTTTGCCATACCACTGTAATCTCGCTGTATCCTGCCTGTTCATAGTACTCCATCTAACCTTTAAAATAGCATTTGCCATACCTCTTTAGTATTCCACATCTTTCAACACCCCTGCTACACAAGCACATGTTCAGTGTCAATGCCCCCTTAAGAACATTTATACAAGTGAAAAACAGATTAAAGGAACGGTATCAGTGTAAAATatgctctgttagagttgagtTTACATTGACCATTTGATACTGTGCAGTGTAGTAGTTTATGCTGAAGTACAGAACACCTCATTCTGGAGAGCATTTACTTTCGACTTCAACTCAGTAACCAATTCAGAGACCAGAAAGCTGATTGTGTGGACACTTAGCAGCTTTAGCTAATCAAATAAGTGCTGAGTAGCTCCATAAACCAGCTGAGCCTGTGGGTCATTGGGACCAGGGCTGCGGGGCCCTGGCGTATGTTTTGCATGTAAAGTGTAATAAGGTCCGCCCACCTACAAGAGCACCAGCCTTCCACCCTGTCTGCTTGTCACTGCAGCCTCTTTGTGCACGCTGACAGCACCGCACCTTCTTTTCACAACTGCAGATCCTGTCGGACATTAACGGACGGCCAAGCGTGCCCGGCCTCAGCTGAAGGACCCACCCTCTCGTTCCCGCCATTTTCAAAGTCATGCTTTTACGATGGACTGGCCCCGCCctgcactctgtctgtctctctccctcctctctcgctgAACTCCACCTGCTCACCACCATGGCGTCTGGCGGGACGTACAGACGTACATCTGGTTTACGTCGCAGATCTTTTATTCTTCCTGGCTTTCCTTTTCCTGCATGTCGCCGAAGACTTCTCGAAACGAGGCGTCTGTTTTTGCGTTGCCTAGCAACTCTGGTAAACTCTCCTTTTCTgcttttgaatttattttcgTCCTAATAGCAGTTTGAGCTCTCCGCAGTTACAGAGAATTCGCAGAACACTAGTATGATAAATGGATGTGTCCCATGATCCCTCAGTACTGGACTGTATGTTGATCTAATAAAGTGCTACGATGCCTGGTGGCCTTGGTGTTTGTGGTGGGGCACAGTTTtggtagggtgtgtgtgtgtgtgtgtgtgtatgtgtgtgtgtgtgtgagagtgacaCCAGGGCCTCCTGTCTCTCCAGGGAAGGCCTGGGTGCCCCAGCAGAAGATGGTGACCTCGGTCAGAGAGAAGGTGACCTTGGAGCCTGAACTGGAGGAGGCATTGGCTGTTGCTAATGATGCTGAGCTGTGTGACATCGCTGGTGAGAAGAGGGGGTATATGCACACTTACTTGtgcacttgtgcacacacacacacacacacacacttgcacaaatacacacacatatgcactggCACTATCACAcctatatacacatacacacacacacagccaccttCACACCTATATACTCATACAGGCATTGGCACGTGCTTATATGATATAGCTCattcacaccctcacacacacacaaacactcacaggaTTAAGCTGTGGATtgcaaatttgaaaatacatttttttacattaaattaagcATCATCACCAGACTTTATTCAGACTGTTGGTCCTCAGTCAgtggtcttgtttatttcaggcTCATCACACAAAATAAGTACTGTGTCCGTGTTGTCGGGAAGATTCTGGAGCTTCTCAATTGAACCACAGAATGTGTTCCACAGAGACACAAGAGCACATTTCCTACGATACACTTGACAAAAAGTGCAGTGTACACGCTCCAAGTCCATTCATTCAGGCAGCTTGTTTATCAGGCTTGTTTAAATGGGGATTGCTGGATTAGTCGGATGACACTGTTTTTGTccctctcagctctcagctctcaaCCCGTGACTGAATTTGGCGGCGTTTCCCGAGCTGCTAGCTTTGACAGCAGAgtgcctgtctgtgctcttctgttccGTTGAGGCCTGAGGCCTGTGGAACGTCATTTTGTGTCACTTCATGGTCTTTGTACGAACGGatgtctacaaaaaaaaaaaaaaacgaacaaaactAGACAGTGCGGCTTGAATTTGGAGGGTTAATGTCAGGTTCTGTCTGTAATACTCCTCACTTTTTacagttttccatttttaagaACAAGATTTACACCTTTTCAGGTCGAgagttcctttctttttttctctccagttaGGGAATCACCTATTTACTCAGTTGAAGAGACTATACCCAGATACCAAGAGCACTACAGCTGCTGAGGCATATGCCCATGacctattttacaccctacatgccacacagtactacaggggaGAGTTAGCGTTTATCAGGAGAGCTGTATCTTTCACTGACAACAGCATATAACCTGTGGGCACCAGAAATACTGTTGGGAGGAAGTAATTATAGAATATTGAAGGACGAAATGCTACAAAgcataatgattattatttatacaaGCTGGTCACTGTGGTTGAAGGTCAATTTGCATTATTGAAATGCTTGTGCTCTGCACAGTgcaagattaaaaataaaatctgaacatGATAGCTGGAGTCCATTGCATTACATGACGTTGCATTTAAGCATCTAGCAGACCACTTAGCATAGCTATTATGCTGCACTGCTCACCTCCTTACATTGATTAGTACAGCACAGCAGTGTCTTGAGTAGTCCTGGCAAGCTTAAATCCTCCACTCATGATGAAAGCAGTGGTCTTCCGCTGTTGTCGCTCACTCCCGTTCATAGTGTCAACATCAATGGCTGAGTCAAAACCAGGGGCCAAACCTGCCTACAAGATCCTTTCTGCACCTGCCATCTCAAAAGCGCGTATTTCTGGAGTATATTCGTGTACATATTTATGGAACGTAtttgtgtgcgtatctgtgttcATATTTATGGAATGTATTTGTATGCGTATCTGTGTTCATATTTATGGAACGTATTTGTTTGCGTATCTGTGGTCATATTTATGGAACGTATTTGTTTGCGTATCTGTGTTCATATTTATGGAATGTATTTGTATGCGTATCTGTGTTCATATTTATGGAACGTATTTGTTTGCATATCTGTGGTCATATTTATGGAACGTATTTGTTTGCGTATCTGTGGTCATATTTATGGAACGTAtttgtgtgcgtatctgtgttcATATTTATGGAACGTATttgtgtgcgcatctgtgttCATATTTATGGAACGTATTTGTGGAggatatttgtgtttatatatgtaacATATTTGTGTTCATATTTACGGAACGTATTTGTGTGCTTATTTGCGTTCGTATTAATGGAACATATTTCTGGAGCATATTTGTACAGTTGTAGAGCATTTTAATGCGCTCATTTATGAATCATAGTTGTGAAAATCTAAATAACAAAAGCAGGTGAAAGTCTAATGAGTGTAAAGCAGTAATGGAGACAGGCTGAGTTTCCCTGTcttgtattaaattaaattggctGTGCGCCTCACTGTGAGATCTGTTTGTACTCCCAGTACACATTTCTGTATTCTCCAGCAGGGATAAGGTTTAACAGGGCAGGGGGTGGCTGTTCTGTGCGAAGTTCCGGAGGGGTGAACTTATATCTCTCCTGGGTTTTCACCGAGCCGTTTGTGTAGCCTGTACTGAGTGCAGTATTAGTTTCAGCCTTCACGCTGTCAGGGAGCTGCACACAGTGTCCCgaggagacaaacacacactaaccTTTGCTCTATTTTGGTAACTTGTTCAAATCTCATCGCTTTCATCGCTCCAGATGAAATCTTCACTGCTCCTCAATGTAATATCCAGTAGAAATGAATATCCAGTTAATGAGTGATAACCTCATGTTGACATGTGACATGGGGAACTCAATGAagagcttctctctctctcacacacacactatctctctctgtctctctttttccagCCATCCTGGGGATGCATACGTTGATGAGTTCACAGCAGTACTACGAAGCCCTATCCAGCAGCACCATTGTCAACAAGCAGGGTTTGAACAGTGAGTCCTCACTGCTCGGAGTGAATGTCACAGATAAAAACACTTCTGctacaaagaaaaacatctcTAACAGCATCTACTGTGCAGTGGCAGTGTGCGTTTACGCTACCTATCTGACATCTGGTACAAATACACTGCCATTGCTGGAACATTATTCTTTGCGCAATGCCACTGTGCAGTAggcctagtgtgtgtgtgtgtgtgcgcgcgtgtgtgtgtatgtactggtGTTTAACATTTGGCCTGCGTCCCAGGTGTTATTCAGTGCACCCAATATAAACCAGTTCCTGACGAGCAGCCGAACTCCACGGATGTAGAGGACACTCTGCAGAGAATCAGGAGGAATGACCCTGACCTGCGAGAGGTCAACCtcaacaacatccaggtgacaAAGCCCTGTTCTTTCTGCTCTACCTGCACAAAAACAATGAGAGCCACTTTATGTGTGACTGTTCACTTTAATACCTGTTATCTCTGCATTTAAGAATTGAGTATTTTAACATTAGGTTTTGTTGTGCAAGATGTGAATATCTGACATTAGCTCCCAACAGACCTGTTTCTTTCCCATGGTTAGCTCAAATATGCAGAGGACAAAAAAATAGGGATGTCCATTTATATGatgaacacagacaaacagagccGGCCACTGGCATAAACACTGTATGCAGTGGTTTAGGGACACAGCCATCCCACTCTCAGCTCAATTTTAAGTGGTGGATGTGATTTATATCGGAGTGTTTTGGGGCCACGATAGCATTATTTTAGGCAAGGAAAACACTAGGGGTGACTCTGCATTCAAGTAACCAGCAGGAGAAGCATGTAACCCATAATGCTGGGATCCCTctgttccagaacattccggtGCTCACCCTCAGAGAGTACGCAAAGGCCCTAAAGCACAACACCGCGGTGCAACAGCTGAGCATTGTGGGAACGCGGAGCACTGACCTTGTGGCCTatgtgagtgatgtcacagctcaTCCCAGCTATATCCAATCAGTGTCATAACCCACCCACGCCACAGCTGTGCCAACTGTTTACTAACGTCTTCAGTAACCGGAGGCTCtggagtggctcagtcagtagaGGTGCTTACCCCAGACTCAGGTTCAAGCCACAACTTCAGATACATTGTCAGCTTACTCTTGACTGGCTGTCAATGGGACACTGTTAGCCTCATCATCACCTTCTTGTTACCATGCCAATAGCGACTTCCAATTACTCACATTGGCTACCAGCTTTCATCAGCGAGAGATATACCACCCCTCCCCTATCTAGCTGTCTACTGTAGTGCTCTTTGAACTGTAGGGGACAACATAGTCACAGGTTTTCAGGTGAGTGCATTGGCCTCAGTTATAGTGCTGCTGATATCTGGGAGGCATGGTGGTAACTCAAAGAGAAAAGTAGGCAATTCAAAATTGGTCAGTAATAAAAAATCTGAagttttttcagaaatatttgggAATTGGGAGGGGTGCCGTAGCTGGGCAATGTGGCAACACTGAGCATTTAACTCTGGGCACCATGGTGTGCCCCATCAATGAGATGTGGTACTgaagctgtgtttctgtgacctttgaccccaggcCCTGGCAGACGTGCTGAGAGTGAACAGCACACTGAAGAGCCTGAATGTGGAGTCAAACTTCATCACGGGGGCTGGGATCCTCGCTCTCATGGAGTCACTGCAGTTTAACACCACCCTGCTGGAACTCAAGATCAACAACCAGGTACCCAAATCACACACAGTGTCAGGCTTACACAAACAGGTACCCAAATCACTCAAAGGGTCAGGCTTTCACAAACAGGTACCCAGATCACACAAAGGGTCAGGCTTACACAAACAGGTACCCAAATCACTCAAAGGGTCAGGCTTTCACAAACAGGTACCCAGATCACACAAAGGGTCAGGCTTACACAAACAGGTACCCAGATCACACACAGGGTCAAGGTTACACAACCAGGTACATGGCTCCTACGCAACACACTCAGCCAATATTACACAACTGAGTGCAGAGCACCCAGATAACTGGAATTTTACAAACAGATACACAACTCCCATACAACTCTAAGATTATACAATGGAGTAAACACTCTTCTCACAATGCAGTGGGTACATATTCTCATAATGTCCACGCTATACCCAATGTGAAAGGTACTGTAGATACTGTCCTCACTCCACACCATGCACAGGGTACATACAATCCACACTATACACAGGCTACATACTTTCTAGACTACTACACGCAGAGATCATCAGGGGTGAGcgaccctgctctttctctttctatatttctcactctccttcgatccctctctctctctgtctctccctgcagaGTCAGGCCCTGGGGAacagggtggagatggagatggcCCGTATGCTGGAGCAGAACTCCACCCTGCTGAAGTTCGGCTACAACTTCACCCAGCAGGGTCCCAGAATGCGCTCCTCCAACGCCGTGATGAACAACAATGACTTGGGTGAGTCTTACCTGGGGCTGGAGCAGTCTAACCGGTCCTTATTTACAAAACTGGGACTGGAGTAGTCTAGCAGATATTCATTTGCACAACTGACACCAGATGTTTTTCCATCCCCCTCAAATACTGCATTTCCATATGCTTGTAATTTGCTTGTGAATGAACATGACATTAAACAAGAACCTTTCagagtttaattttttaaatatcagtaattattataatttgtcatttttaaccTATGTAGCACCTGTCATTTATATCTCTTACAAAGcaccttttcatttttggcCTCCGCTTGTATTCCCCAGACTAGTGCGCAGTGTATACACATGCAATGAGTTTGACATACAGCAGGCTGTAAGTATACCTGCCTGCAAGTACACCTGCCTGTGTTTAACAAATAACAGCTACCACTGCGTTCAGTGCCAGCATAGCTTCAGCCCCGACGCCCTGAAAGTGTCCCCAACGTCTCAGTGACTGCGGTGTTGGTAAATGCcctttgctttttatttaaaagccgACGTCGCAGCCTGTAGCTGGCAGATCGTTTATTCGCCGTTGGAGAAGGTTAGCTCGGTTTCAAGCTCAGCTGCTCCCCTGAATTAGATGTTGGGTGACGTCAGGCCCCTGCTAGATGAGCCGCTGGCTGCTCGGCCGTGACTCGCGGGGTCCGTTTCCCAGTGGGCAAATGATTAATGGGCTGACGGGAAGCGGTCGGTGCCATTTTCCAAGACGGACGGCACTGCGCTGCAAAGAGCCGTTGTAAACAGTTTAGATTGCCATAAAAGGGCATCGGACCTCTctctatattaaaaaaagaaatgaaagagaaaatggaCACGGCTTATGCATACTGCAGTGAGAGCTGCAGAGCTGAAGAGCCGACTCATTTTGGGACTTCGTGCCAACTTCagcttttaattattattatttcattagcccaaatcatttatttgacctgacattttttataaaattgtGAGCTGCAGACAGCGCACATATCCTGGGTGAAATTATGCTACTGAGGGCCAGAACTGGGGTGAAACCAGCTCTGTCGTATCCagctgtttacaaaaaaaaaagccagaaataATTGGTGGGAACAAAAACCGGCCACCCAGGAATGGATCTGTGCAGAagaagctggaattttcagcaggggtAGCAGTAATGATGCCGGCCTATGACatgttaaacacattttctgttctgtccaactgattacaaatgaaaaagaaaaaaaatttctttaaCACTGAGAGACGTGGGAACATCATGCTTAAGAAAGGGTGGTCGTACAGCGgttaacaaacattttttgtttgtggttttttttttttgtgttcacttTTGCGGCTTACTTTCAAGTGAGTTACGCCCTTGGAAACagtgtgtggattctttagccaatcggTGACttgaattaagcaaaaaaaaaaaaaagaccagcagacactgtgaccctccaggacagCTGTGTACATTATGAAATGATGCTGGAGACCTGAAGTCTGGGGTTATGCGTCATTGTGCAAGCGGTGGCTGAGGCTCacagtgttgttgttgtaaCCTAAGCAGGCCCCTTGTTGTTGGAAGCTCATTACTTTTGTTGGTGACGCTAAACTGGAAGCTGTTCAGCACAGCCGGTGGTAGACCTGTGTCCTTTCGccgttggcgtgtgagtgtgtgtgtgtgaatgggtgaatgagaggcatcaattgtaaagcgctttggatctataaatatatagataaaagcgctatataaatgcagtccatttaccatttaccataactGCTCTGGGAAGATGACATCAGCGAGTGAGAGTTACCGTACCACGCTGATTCCGACGCACACTTATTTAGTTattatgtgtgcgcatgtctgtgttttctgtgcgtttgtgtgtgtaggtgcgtgtgtgtgtgtgtgtgtgtgcgtgtgtgtgcgcatgtgtgttgtgtgagtgagtgtctgtgtgtgtgtgtgtgtgtgtgtgtgtgtgtggcgcgtgcgtgtgtgtatctgtcagTATGTGACTCAGCACTAAAGCCTCAGCAGTAGACCAGTACTAATAAAAACTTCCACAGCATGAGGGCGGCGCCCGTGGGGATGGCCAGGCTTACGCATAACACCATGGAAATAGCTGCAGCAGGTGCAGCCAGGCCTCTGGGGGAGCGTTTAGGcttaacctccccccccccagtcgctGGCTGTAAGGCACACCCAGAGATCCGCACGCGGCTCCACCTGATCCAGCGGGGACTCCGTCAGCTCTGAGCTTCGGTATTGGGGCATCACTGCCAGTGCTTTGGAGGGTCAGGCGCCTCAGAGAGAGTACAGGTCTAACACATTGTATAGTGTTTAAGGGCAGGCTCATTAGTGTTTCCGTAGTCTTGTGATTTGTGGATGAATCCAAAGGTGTCCCTCAAGGAATTAAAATCCTTCTTTAGTTAAAATGTTACCATCTGGCATTAAACAGGGGGGTAAAGCCTTGGTGAATGTGACCATGTGACGTTAGGGAACATTATCTTGATGAGTGTTTTTGGTTATGCATCCAGAGACTATGAAGTGCGTGTCCTGTACCCATGTTATGTTGCAGCTCGGGTGGATCGCTCACTTAAAGACGGCTCCgtcaccctcaccctgtccGTCTCCGAGCTGGAGAAGGCCTTTAAAAAGAAGTTCAGGTTCAGATCCAAATAAAGTGAGTCATTTTACCCTCCGTCTGATTCTCGCATGCTTGTCTTTGTGGCCCTACATTCTTTCTTTATAGTCCTATAGCTGTCCCTCTGACTCAGTCCTCCTCCTTACCTACAGCCCCTGCTTTTCTTCAGCTTCTGTTTCTCACTCTGTTTGGTGGTATCTAATGAAGTTCACTGCATTTACCAGAGACAGGCGGCCCCTGTGTTCAGCCCTAGTCCACAGGGGCTCACTCTATCCTCTTGGGATTATGCCGGTTTCCGGATTGTTCTTCTCCTCTCCGTCATATTGATCTGTTTCATAATACTGGCTGCTGCAGGCCAGTTCTTATACGTGAGGTTGCCAGCGTGACCAGcgactaaaaaaataaatattgatacACTGGGGAAACATCCGTTGTGAGATGgtatttattaatgtaaatggatttattttttgtatgatAAATTGCAGTTATTAGAATGGATAATGTTGTGTTGCCATATTTGGTGAAAATGGTAGATGTATCAGCAGAGCCCCCCTGGTTTTGCTCACGTTAAGCTCATCTCAGCCTCAATAGCCgtgaataatacatttattttaatacatatgGATTGGATTATTTATGGATCATTTTGTATTGGATTTCAGAATTG is part of the Anguilla anguilla isolate fAngAng1 chromosome 7, fAngAng1.pri, whole genome shotgun sequence genome and encodes:
- the LOC118231188 gene encoding tropomodulin-1-like; translation: MSLKEHLEKYRDVDEDEILKKLSDEELRKLEHELDELDQDDHHLPAGMRQKDQTKKPPTGAFQRDTLLAHLEKQAKEDPDKPDPVPYTGQKRGKAWVPQQKMVTSVREKVTLEPELEEALAVANDAELCDIAAILGMHTLMSSQQYYEALSSSTIVNKQGLNSVIQCTQYKPVPDEQPNSTDVEDTLQRIRRNDPDLREVNLNNIQNIPVLTLREYAKALKHNTAVQQLSIVGTRSTDLVAYALADVLRVNSTLKSLNVESNFITGAGILALMESLQFNTTLLELKINNQSQALGNRVEMEMARMLEQNSTLLKFGYNFTQQGPRMRSSNAVMNNNDLARVDRSLKDGSVTLTLSVSELEKAFKKKFRFRSK